The window TCAGATCGGTTATCTGCCTTCACTTGAAGGGCTGATTAAGGATACCGATATTGTTTCATATGTAGATTTGGGTCTTATGGAGGTACCCCTTAAAAAAGTCATCGGCACCTATTCATATTTGCGCAGCCTGACATTTGCGGCTAACTTCATGCCTATATTAAACAGTGAATCCGAGTTTAAATCGAAATGGGTTTCCCTCTGCAATTCGCATATCAAGGAGGGTATCCGCGATCCTATAAAAGTATATGAATACCTCAACTGGTATTATGTTGTGGAAGGAAATAAGAGAGTCAGCGTATTGAAGTATTTTGACGCTTATTCCATTACTGCAAATGTTACCCGGCTGATACCTAAAATAGACAACTCGGACCCGAATATACAGCTGTATTATGAGTTCCTTAAATTCACTAATAAAACAAAGATTATTTCCATCTGGTTTACTAAACGCGGAAGTTTCACAAAACTTCTGGATTTGCTGGAAAAGTACAATCCACCGGATAAGTTTGAAAATAAGTATAAGTACTTTGAAAAATATATATATAATGTCTTTAGAAATGTATATTATGAAATAGGCGGAGATAAATTACCAATTACTACAGGCGATGCATTCTTAGAATATGCTAAAATTTACGGTATTCCTTTTGAATTCAACGAAGTAGAATTAAAAAAGAAATTGAAGGAACTGAAGAAAGAGCTCAGATTCTTCAAAAAGGATAAATTTGTAAATATAATGACCAAACCTGTAGAAAAAAGCCAGGGAAATGTTCTGTCAACAATAACCACGTTTATAAAACCTGCAAAAAAGATAAAGGTGGCTTTTGCATATGCGAGGACAATCGAAACATCCGGCTGGACATTTACCCATGACCTTGGAAGGCAATATGTAGATCAGGTCCTCGGCAGTCAGGTTGAAACTTCTTATATAGAAAACGTAGCGGAAAACGATAATGCATATTCTCAGATAAAAACCCTTGCCGAAAATGGCAACGATATAATATTTACAACCAGCCAGGTGTTTTTAAAAGCTACGTTGCGCTGCGCTCTTGAATACCCGAATATCAAATTTTTCAACTGCTCGGAATATAAGCCGTATAAGCATCTTAGCAATTATTACGGCAGAACATACGAGACAAGATTTCTTACGGGCGTAATTGCAGGTTCCATGACGCAAAATAACATACTCGGCTATGCAGCTACATCCCCTACACCTGAAGTCATAAGCTGCATAAATGCTTTTTCCCTCGGGGCAAAAATGGTAAATCCATATACCAAAGTTAAGGTTACATGGACAAGAGAATGGAACAGCCATTTAAAGTTTACAAACGCCAACAACAGGCTTATGGAATTGGGTGCGGATATAGTTTCCAATAGGAACTTGAGCTTGCCGAGAGATGTTACAAGAAAATACGGT of the Clostridiales bacterium genome contains:
- a CDS encoding BMP family ABC transporter substrate-binding protein — its product is MKDLSPEEHFRAAHRSALKEYSSKTSKGQIGYLPSLEGLIKDTDIVSYVDLGLMEVPLKKVIGTYSYLRSLTFAANFMPILNSESEFKSKWVSLCNSHIKEGIRDPIKVYEYLNWYYVVEGNKRVSVLKYFDAYSITANVTRLIPKIDNSDPNIQLYYEFLKFTNKTKIISIWFTKRGSFTKLLDLLEKYNPPDKFENKYKYFEKYIYNVFRNVYYEIGGDKLPITTGDAFLEYAKIYGIPFEFNEVELKKKLKELKKELRFFKKDKFVNIMTKPVEKSQGNVLSTITTFIKPAKKIKVAFAYARTIETSGWTFTHDLGRQYVDQVLGSQVETSYIENVAENDNAYSQIKTLAENGNDIIFTTSQVFLKATLRCALEYPNIKFFNCSEYKPYKHLSNYYGRTYETRFLTGVIAGSMTQNNILGYAATSPTPEVISCINAFSLGAKMVNPYTKVKVTWTREWNSHLKFTNANNRLMELGADIVSNRNLSLPRDVTRKYGVFSMLCSMDIKTGKPIHHLAAPIWHWGIFYEKIIRSVLNGTYKTVTDMFSSDGKLVNFWWGMASDVLDIYYSKKYVPSGTQKLVNLMKNMIVNNLYNPFTGPIYDNKGVLRINDEEAASHEEILNMNWFVDNVEPEEYIK